In Arthrobacter sp. MN05-02, the genomic stretch AGGTGATCGGTGCTCATTGGGCCACCAGCCGTCCCGCCCCGCCGGCGATGCGCAGGGTCCTGCCGCCGAGGGCGGCGATGAAGTCGGTGTCGTGCGTGACGGAGACGACGGCCACGCCGTCGTCGATCAGCTCGCGCAGCAGGGTGACGAGTTCGGCCCAGGTCCCGGCGTCCTGGCCGAAGGTGGGCTCGTCGAGGATCAACAGGCGCGGGGCCGTGGCGAGCATCGTCGCGACCGACAGCCGCCGCTTCTCGCCGCCGGAGAGCGTGAAGGGATTGGCCTGCAGCAGGTGGGTGAGGCGGAGGCGCTCGGCCAGCTCCGTGATCCGCTGCGGATCGGCGGTGCCGCTGACGCGTCGAGGCCCGAACTCCAGTTCCTCGCCCACGGACGCCGTGAGGAACTGGTGCTCGGGTTCCTGGAAGACCGTGCCGATCCGCTGCACGAGCTGGGCGGACCGCCAGCGGAACGGGTCGCTGCCTGCCGTCCCCGCGAGCGATGGCGCGGCGTCCACCCGGCCGGCGCGCGGCCGGAGCAGCCCGCCGAGGGTGAGTGCCGCCGTCGACTTCCCGGCGCCGTTCGGTCCGGTGATGCTCAGTGCTTCCGCCTCGTGCACCTGGAGATCGAGGTCCTCGACGGCAGCGGGGCCACGCTTCGTCCGGGCCACCGTGAGGGAGCGGGCCGACAGCAGCGGCCCGCCGCCGGGGCCGGGTACGGGCCCACCCAGGGGCGGCCGCCAGTCCGGCACCCAGACGCCGGCCCGAGCGAGCCCGGCACGCGTGGCCTCGTGCCCCAGGATGCCCGCGGGGGGACCGTCGGCGAGAACGCCTCCCCCGGGGTCGAGCACGATCACGCGGTCCACCACGTCGGCCCAGACCGCCACGCGGTGCTCGACGACGACGAGCGTGGCACCGGTGCGCTCCAGGACGCGGACGACGGCGTCGCGCACCTCCAGGACGCCGTCGGGGTCGAGGTTCGCGGTGGGTTCGTCGAGCAGGAGCAGCCCCCGGCTCCATCGCGAGGACGGACGCGAGCGCGAGACGCTGTTTCTGCCCGCCGGACAGCGCAGTGGTGGGATGGTCGAGCGGAAGGTCGAGGCCGACGCCGTCGAGCGCCCTGCCCACGCGCTGCCAGATCTCCTCGCGTGGTACGGCGAGGTTCTCGGCGGCGAAGGCCACCTCGTCGCCGACGCGGGCGAGGACCACCTGCGTCTCGGGGTCCTGGAGCACCAGCCCCGCCCTGCCCCGCGCCGCGGCCGGGGGGACGCCGTCGAGCAGGAGTTCGCCCTCCTGCTCGCCCTCGTC encodes the following:
- a CDS encoding hypothetical protein (possible pseudo due to frameshift) encodes the protein MRDAVVRVLERTGATLVVVEHRVAVWADVVDRVIVLDPGGGVLADGPPAGILGHEATRAGLARAGVWVPDWRPPLGGPVPGPGGGPLLSARSLTVARTKRGPAAVEDLDLQVHEAEALSITGPNGAGKSTAALTLGGLLRPRAGRVDAAPSLAGTAGSDPFRWRSAQLVQRIGTVFQEPEHQFLTASVGEELEFGPRRVSGTADPQRITELAERLRLTHLLQANPFTLSGGEKRRLSVATMLATAPRLLILDEPTFGQDAGTWAELVTLLRELIDDGVAVVSVTHDTDFIAALGGRTLRIAGGAGRLVAQ